In Myripristis murdjan chromosome 9, fMyrMur1.1, whole genome shotgun sequence, the following proteins share a genomic window:
- the LOC115365236 gene encoding interleukin-1 beta-like, with protein sequence MESHSKCSLKKHHSEESSSKMPEGVDMEISCHPLTMKHVVNLVIAMERFKGSKLESALSSEFDDENFLNVMLDSIVEEEIVIELTSEPPTQSDYSKTLEFDCSLTDGQQKEWVQMQNSMELLGVMLQGGSNHHAVQIRMATYRHLPTDTNAQPVALGIKNSSFFLSCSEEGGKPTLHLETVANKDDLKKISKDSDMVRFLFYRHDQGLDISTFRSVRFPTWFISTAKTNNQPVDMCEQTANRNITFTVQS encoded by the exons ATGGAATCTCACTCGAAATGCAGCCTGAAGAAG CACCACAGCGAAGAGTCGAGCTCCAAGATGCCCGAGGGAGTGGACATGGAGATCTCCTGCCACCCTCTGACCATGAAGCATGTGGTCAACCTGGTCATCGCCATGGAGAGGTTCAAGGGCAGCAAGCTGGAGTCAGCGCTCAGCTCCGAGTTTGACGACGAAAACTTTCTCAACGTGATGTTGGACAGCATTGTGgaag aGGAAATTGTAATCGAGCTGACCTCGGAGCCGCCAACGCAGAGTGACTACAGCAAGACTCTGGAGTTTGACTGCAGTCTTACTGACGGCCAGCAGAAGGAGTGGGTGCAGATGCAAAACAGCATGGAGCTCCTCGGTGTGATGCTGCAGGGCGGGAGCAATCACCATGCAG TCCAGATACGCATGGCGACCTACCGGCACCTACCGACTGACACCAACGCCCAGCCTGTGGCCTTGGGCATCAAGAACTCTTCCTTCTTCCTGTCCTGCTCTGAGGAAGGTGGCAAGCCCACCCTGCATCTGGAG ACTGTCGCAAACAAAGATGACTTGAAGAAGATCAGCAAGGACAGCGACATGGTGCGCTTCCTCTTCTACAGACATGACCAAGGCCTTGACATCAGCACCTTCAGGTCTGTCCGCTTCCCCACCTGGTTCATCAGCACAGCCAAGACCAACAACCAGCCAGTGGACATGTGCGAGCAGACCGCGAACCGCAACATCACCTTCACCGTCCAGAGTTAA